One stretch of Roseimicrobium sp. ORNL1 DNA includes these proteins:
- a CDS encoding sugar phosphate isomerase/epimerase family protein: MTRRSLLTTAASAAAALALPVQGQTAPFKGKIRKCLKWGMVKDQSLPLPETFRKLKACGYDGVEPSFKHVKDADAWLAASKDSGLVIDCVVGAGEPDLNAVIDLAKKLGGDSVLVTTGYDQKKTWWDNWKESQAKIKAAGPHGEKQGIKVLIENVWASFLISPLDMQRYVEEINHPFVGVHYDVGNVMRWGVAEHWIQVIGKHIGKLDIKEYDLSVAMKEGMGAGFKKPIGEGSINWPAVRDELQKINYTGWAAAEVAGGDWDYLTDVARRMDKVLGIV, encoded by the coding sequence ATGACACGCCGCTCCCTTCTCACTACTGCTGCTTCCGCCGCCGCAGCCCTGGCCTTGCCGGTTCAGGGTCAGACTGCCCCCTTCAAGGGCAAGATACGCAAGTGCCTGAAGTGGGGCATGGTGAAGGACCAGTCCCTGCCGTTGCCGGAGACTTTTCGCAAACTGAAGGCCTGTGGTTATGATGGTGTGGAGCCCAGCTTCAAGCATGTGAAGGACGCCGATGCCTGGCTGGCCGCGAGCAAGGATAGTGGATTGGTGATCGATTGCGTCGTTGGCGCTGGCGAACCAGATCTCAATGCGGTGATCGATCTCGCGAAGAAACTGGGCGGCGACAGCGTGCTCGTCACCACGGGATATGACCAGAAAAAGACCTGGTGGGATAATTGGAAGGAATCCCAGGCGAAGATCAAGGCCGCCGGACCGCATGGTGAGAAGCAGGGCATCAAGGTCCTCATTGAAAATGTCTGGGCCAGCTTCCTCATCAGCCCGCTGGATATGCAGCGCTATGTGGAGGAGATTAACCATCCCTTCGTGGGCGTGCACTATGACGTGGGTAATGTGATGCGCTGGGGTGTTGCCGAGCACTGGATTCAAGTGATTGGCAAGCACATCGGAAAGCTCGACATCAAGGAGTACGACCTCAGCGTGGCCATGAAAGAAGGCATGGGGGCCGGATTCAAGAAGCCGATTGGCGAAGGCAGCATCAACTGGCCGGCGGTGCGGGACGAGCTTCAGAAGATCAATTACACCGGCTGGGCCGCCGCTGAGGTGGCTGGCGGGGACTGGGACTACCTCACCGATGTGGCGCGTCGGATGGACAAGGTGCTCGGGATTGTGTGA
- a CDS encoding trypsin-like peptidase domain-containing protein produces the protein MTIPRNEVAEVKQDEQATEAKPADANRQRSEDIFYTEVDRSAMAVEENVKRVSEGVVQIQTATGLGSGFVINSLGHVVTNQHVIAGEQEIRVVVYRQKPTGIEKETYSKVKIVAMNGFLDLALLQIDDEAAKDIPHVVLGESDTIAQGEHVFAIGSPLGLERTVSQGIVSVRARESAGRWYIQTTTQINPGNSGGPLFNAKGEVVGVTNMKLAATGIEGVGFAIPASLMKLFLKNREAFAFDARNPNHGFRYLPPVSSEKPKAEATSETSPKNQP, from the coding sequence TTGACAATCCCTCGCAATGAAGTCGCCGAAGTAAAGCAGGACGAACAGGCCACAGAGGCCAAGCCGGCGGATGCGAACCGCCAGCGTTCCGAGGACATCTTTTATACCGAGGTGGACCGCAGCGCCATGGCGGTGGAGGAGAACGTGAAGAGGGTGTCTGAGGGCGTGGTGCAAATCCAGACGGCTACGGGCCTGGGATCTGGATTCGTCATCAACTCGCTCGGCCACGTGGTGACGAACCAGCACGTCATCGCCGGGGAGCAGGAGATTCGGGTGGTGGTGTACCGGCAAAAACCCACCGGCATTGAAAAGGAAACCTATTCCAAGGTGAAGATTGTCGCCATGAACGGCTTCCTCGACTTGGCACTATTGCAAATCGATGACGAGGCCGCAAAGGACATCCCACACGTCGTGCTGGGGGAATCGGACACCATTGCCCAGGGGGAGCATGTGTTCGCCATCGGCAGTCCGCTGGGACTGGAGCGCACCGTCTCACAAGGGATCGTGAGTGTCCGTGCGCGGGAGAGCGCGGGCCGCTGGTACATCCAGACCACCACGCAGATCAATCCGGGGAATTCCGGTGGGCCGCTTTTCAACGCGAAGGGGGAAGTGGTGGGGGTCACGAACATGAAGCTGGCTGCCACCGGTATTGAAGGCGTGGGATTCGCCATTCCCGCCAGCCTGATGAAGCTTTTCTTGAAGAACCGCGAGGCTTTCGCCTTCGACGCACGCAATCCCAATCACGGCTTCCGATACCTGCCGCCAGTCTCCTCGGAGAAGCCCAAGGCGGAAGCCACCAGCGAGACCTCTCCAAAGAATCAACCCTAA